From a single Desulfonatronum thioautotrophicum genomic region:
- a CDS encoding ribonuclease J: MVGQETSVTLTPLGGLGEIGMNCMLLESDGSMIIIDCGLMFPSDFHYGVDVLIPRFESILARKDQLKGIILTHGHEDHIGALPWLLPYVDAPVFSSDFTLALLENKLREHNLNKYVDFRHVRDNDTVELGPFNVHFLRVCHSIINGYGLGIESPVGRIIHSGDFKIDPTPMDNQFTDLEAFADFAAPGVHLLLSDSTNVEREGTTLTEMEIKGALERVFRNADGRIIITLFSSHIQRMQEVFDLAALTGRKVAVSGRSLVNNISLARELGYLRVAPDAICSLEDIESFPGDQLVLLVTGSQGEPLSVLSRIAQGEHRQVRIRQGDLVLMSSRIIPGNTKAISRLINSLYRLGAEVLYEKVQGIHASGHAHRDELATMLNTVNPKFFVPIHGEYRHLVKHCQLARECGVAPERAIVLENGQPLTFFERGVRFEDRIKVDSTLVDGKGVGDVGASVLKERKLLAEEGLVVVHVVVDQETGHILIGPELVTKGFVFEQQFEHVLDDSKCLILDVFESNPKASPKKNAERVRMALRSFFRKVLHRDPVVLPLVVSV; encoded by the coding sequence ATGGTTGGACAAGAAACGTCCGTGACCCTGACCCCGCTGGGAGGGTTGGGGGAAATCGGGATGAACTGCATGCTGCTGGAATCCGACGGCAGCATGATCATCATCGATTGCGGGCTGATGTTTCCCAGTGACTTTCACTACGGCGTGGACGTCCTGATTCCGCGTTTTGAATCCATCTTGGCCCGCAAGGACCAGCTCAAAGGAATCATCCTCACCCATGGCCATGAGGATCACATCGGGGCTTTGCCCTGGCTTCTTCCGTACGTAGACGCCCCGGTGTTCAGTTCCGACTTCACCCTGGCCCTGCTGGAAAACAAACTGCGGGAACACAATCTGAACAAATACGTGGATTTTCGACACGTGCGTGACAATGACACCGTGGAATTGGGACCGTTTAACGTCCATTTTTTGCGGGTCTGCCACTCCATCATCAATGGGTATGGACTGGGCATCGAAAGTCCGGTGGGGCGAATCATCCACAGTGGCGACTTTAAAATCGACCCCACGCCCATGGACAATCAGTTCACGGACCTGGAAGCCTTTGCAGACTTCGCCGCGCCCGGTGTGCATTTGCTGCTCTCCGATTCCACAAATGTAGAACGGGAAGGCACGACGCTGACGGAGATGGAGATCAAAGGGGCGCTGGAGCGGGTCTTCCGTAACGCTGACGGACGGATCATCATTACCCTGTTTTCCAGCCATATCCAGCGGATGCAGGAAGTCTTCGACCTGGCGGCATTGACCGGACGGAAGGTCGCTGTAAGTGGCCGCAGCCTGGTGAACAACATTTCCCTTGCCCGGGAACTTGGTTATCTCCGTGTCGCCCCGGATGCGATCTGCTCCCTGGAGGATATCGAATCATTTCCGGGTGATCAGCTGGTACTGCTGGTCACCGGGTCCCAGGGCGAGCCCTTGTCCGTCCTCAGTCGGATCGCCCAGGGAGAACACCGGCAGGTTCGCATTCGTCAAGGGGATCTGGTTTTGATGTCTTCCCGGATTATTCCGGGCAATACAAAGGCCATCTCCAGGCTGATCAACAGCCTGTATCGTCTGGGAGCAGAGGTGCTTTATGAAAAAGTCCAGGGCATTCATGCCTCGGGACATGCTCACCGGGACGAATTGGCCACAATGCTGAACACGGTCAATCCCAAATTTTTCGTGCCTATACATGGGGAATATCGGCATCTGGTCAAGCATTGTCAGCTTGCCCGGGAATGCGGGGTGGCTCCAGAACGGGCTATCGTCCTGGAGAACGGACAGCCCCTGACCTTTTTTGAACGGGGTGTTCGCTTTGAGGATCGGATCAAGGTGGACTCAACCCTGGTTGACGGCAAAGGGGTCGGTGACGTGGGAGCCAGCGTGCTCAAAGAACGAAAGCTGCTGGCCGAGGAAGGCCTTGTGGTGGTGCATGTGGTCGTTGACCAGGAAACCGGCCATATTTTAATCGGACCGGAACTGGTCACCAAGGGGTTTGTTTTTGAGCAGCAGTTTGAGCATGTGCTGGACGACTCCAAATGTTTGATTCTGGATGTTTTTGAGTCCAACCCCAAGGCGTCGCCCAAAAAGAACGCCGAACGCGTCCGCATGGCTTTGCGCAGTTTTTTCCGCAAAGTGCTGCACCGGGATCCCGTGGTGCTGCCGCTTGTGGTGAGTGTATGA
- a CDS encoding 30S ribosomal protein S1 translates to MSDSQMEQSFAEMFEASEMEMKPDLRVGERIKGRVIAVSEEMVYVDTGTKSDGVIEKQELLDKDGAFTLGEGDEVELFVVATQGNQIRLARALGGEGGMEQLRQAMEEGIPVEGKIKETCKGGFRVRILDKTAFCPLSQVDRRPVDDPEALVGETMHFLVTKVEERGRNIVVSRRQLLDREHAETLSRFLEQTAVGDLIQGTVSRLAPFGAFVELAPGLEGLVHVSELGWSRNVSPEDVVSMGDTVMVKLLKVDDQGKGVRLELSMKQAMEDPWVRLADEVQVGAKLTGRVTNLAPFGAFVELAPGIEGLVHVSEMSYLKRVHKPGDVVAVGDRIPVMVKSIDPQSRRIGLSMRDAEGDPWEGVSERFKKGQVVQGTMEKREKFGMFVRLEPGVVGLLPGSRLERAEDEMYAKAKPGDVLPVVIDVVDGEKRRISLALPGADQGEDWRSHSTQESSPMGTLGEQLKKALDQRDG, encoded by the coding sequence ATGTCCGATTCCCAGATGGAACAGAGCTTTGCTGAAATGTTCGAGGCCTCGGAAATGGAAATGAAGCCCGATCTGCGGGTCGGTGAACGGATCAAGGGGCGAGTAATCGCTGTCAGCGAGGAAATGGTCTACGTGGACACCGGGACCAAAAGCGACGGAGTCATTGAAAAGCAGGAACTTCTGGACAAGGACGGCGCCTTCACCCTGGGCGAGGGGGATGAGGTGGAATTGTTCGTGGTTGCAACCCAGGGAAACCAGATTCGCCTGGCCCGCGCCCTTGGGGGCGAGGGGGGAATGGAGCAGCTACGGCAGGCCATGGAGGAGGGCATTCCCGTGGAGGGTAAGATCAAGGAAACCTGCAAAGGCGGGTTTCGGGTGCGCATTCTGGACAAAACGGCATTTTGTCCACTCAGCCAGGTGGATCGTCGGCCGGTTGACGATCCTGAAGCCCTGGTGGGGGAAACCATGCACTTCCTGGTCACCAAGGTCGAGGAACGTGGTCGCAACATCGTGGTCTCCCGCCGACAGCTCCTGGATCGGGAACATGCTGAAACCCTCAGCCGTTTTTTGGAACAGACCGCAGTCGGAGATCTCATTCAGGGCACGGTATCCCGCTTGGCTCCTTTCGGGGCGTTCGTGGAACTGGCTCCTGGCCTGGAGGGTTTGGTGCACGTTTCCGAACTGGGCTGGTCCAGAAATGTCTCTCCGGAAGATGTGGTGAGCATGGGCGATACGGTTATGGTCAAGCTGCTCAAAGTGGACGACCAGGGCAAGGGAGTCCGTCTGGAACTGTCCATGAAACAGGCCATGGAGGATCCCTGGGTACGCCTTGCGGACGAAGTCCAGGTGGGGGCCAAACTGACCGGACGGGTTACCAACCTGGCCCCCTTCGGGGCATTCGTGGAGCTGGCTCCCGGGATCGAGGGCCTCGTGCATGTCAGTGAAATGAGCTACCTGAAACGGGTGCATAAACCTGGAGACGTGGTGGCCGTGGGGGATCGTATTCCGGTGATGGTCAAATCCATTGACCCCCAAAGCCGGCGCATTGGGTTGTCCATGCGCGACGCTGAAGGCGATCCGTGGGAAGGGGTGTCCGAGCGCTTCAAGAAAGGGCAGGTCGTTCAAGGAACCATGGAAAAGCGGGAAAAATTCGGCATGTTTGTTCGGCTTGAGCCAGGAGTCGTGGGCCTTTTGCCGGGTTCACGTCTGGAACGCGCCGAGGACGAGATGTACGCCAAGGCCAAGCCCGGGGATGTCCTGCCGGTGGTCATCGACGTCGTGGACGGCGAAAAACGGCGGATATCCCTGGCCTTGCCGGGTGCTGATCAGGGCGAGGACTGGCGCAGCCATTCCACTCAGGAATCATCCCCCATGGGAACCCTTGGCGAACAGCTGAAAAAAGCCTTGGATCAGCGTGACGGATAA
- a CDS encoding recombination-associated protein RdgC: MPDDVGDDVLSNVQLRLKRFAFVDIDQSMEERSFGWVCFDDLLDAEWTTAGPEKGPYLAFSLRLDTRRIPPAVFKKHWMIALRQRMAQLAGEGKKFLSKDQKTELRDQVRQRLLMRSLPIPAVFDVVWSPRDNRVYLATTNTKIRTLFEELFAQTFETELEALTPVILGVELLGEAAEGRLTGFEGSLFVPTREVAADVAVPAAENPLGSGESAS, encoded by the coding sequence TTGCCGGATGATGTCGGGGATGACGTGCTCTCCAACGTCCAGCTTAGGCTGAAGCGCTTTGCCTTCGTGGACATCGACCAAAGCATGGAGGAACGGTCCTTTGGTTGGGTCTGTTTCGACGACCTGTTGGACGCGGAATGGACCACAGCCGGTCCGGAAAAGGGTCCTTACCTGGCTTTTTCCCTGCGTCTGGACACCCGGCGCATTCCTCCGGCGGTCTTCAAAAAACACTGGATGATCGCCCTCCGGCAGCGGATGGCCCAGTTGGCCGGGGAAGGCAAGAAATTTCTCAGCAAGGACCAGAAAACCGAATTGCGCGATCAGGTCCGGCAGCGGCTTCTGATGCGCAGCCTGCCAATCCCGGCGGTGTTCGACGTGGTCTGGAGCCCCAGGGACAACAGGGTTTACCTTGCCACCACGAATACCAAAATCCGGACCTTGTTTGAGGAGCTGTTCGCCCAAACATTTGAAACGGAACTGGAGGCGCTGACTCCGGTGATATTGGGTGTTGAACTCCTGGGAGAGGCGGCCGAGGGACGGTTGACAGGTTTTGAAGGCTCGCTCTTTGTTCCGACCCGAGAGGTTGCCGCAGATGTGGCGGTTCCAGCCGCAGAGAATCCCTTGGGATCAGGAGAGTCCGCCTCATGA
- a CDS encoding fumarylacetoacetate hydrolase family protein, with amino-acid sequence MRVVRVQYSGKTFYATLEPDHVTCLNKDMGLTEPIPLDQVTLLPPVAPSKIICAALNYHAHAEEMGKEVPEEPVLFFKPPSSIIGAWQSIVLPLQSSRVDYEGELAVIIGKPCRRVGVAEASEYIFGYTCANDVTARDLQARDGLYGRAKGFDTFGPIGPWIETEVPDPTALTLITRINGEERQNGSTGDMIFSAWELLSFASNVMTLLPGDVILTGTPPGIGPMRPGDEVQVEISEVALLTNTVVAEQSQDAEYTILQ; translated from the coding sequence ATGCGCGTCGTGCGAGTACAGTATTCGGGGAAAACATTTTACGCCACCCTGGAACCGGATCACGTTACCTGCCTGAACAAGGATATGGGACTCACCGAGCCGATTCCTCTGGACCAGGTGACGTTACTGCCTCCTGTGGCACCGAGCAAGATCATCTGCGCAGCTCTCAACTACCATGCCCATGCTGAAGAAATGGGCAAGGAAGTGCCTGAAGAGCCGGTGCTTTTTTTCAAGCCGCCATCGTCGATCATCGGGGCGTGGCAGTCCATCGTCCTGCCTTTGCAGTCCTCACGAGTGGACTATGAGGGCGAGTTGGCCGTGATCATCGGCAAACCCTGCCGGAGAGTAGGCGTGGCCGAGGCTTCGGAGTACATTTTCGGCTACACCTGCGCCAATGACGTCACGGCTCGGGATCTGCAGGCCAGGGATGGACTTTATGGCCGGGCCAAGGGGTTTGACACCTTCGGACCGATTGGTCCTTGGATTGAAACCGAGGTGCCGGATCCCACCGCCTTGACCTTGATCACTCGCATCAACGGCGAGGAGCGCCAGAACGGCAGCACCGGAGACATGATTTTCAGTGCCTGGGAACTGCTCAGTTTCGCTTCCAACGTGATGACCTTGCTGCCCGGCGACGTCATTCTGACCGGAACCCCTCCGGGTATCGGGCCAATGCGACCTGGGGATGAAGTGCAAGTGGAAATATCCGAAGTGGCTCTGCTGACCAACACGGTTGTGGCGGAACAGTCCCAGGATGCTGAATATACGATTCTTCAATAG
- a CDS encoding lysophospholipid acyltransferase family protein, with translation MLSIIPFYLLFLPLTLVLAILTIGISLFDRSGNLPNRISMFWGGLVCRLAGITVHVDRKNFDPSGKYILMVNHQSWFDIPVLLVALKGHQFRFVAKQSLFRIPFFGHAMTRIGYIGIDRDNPRRGMKSIQEAITKSEHASILIFPEGSRFEKLGDFKIGPMILAIKSGRPVVPVLIAGTYSVLPKDSWRIRPGSVAVRFFPPHEIQDAYTLKERERLKQDMWEIMHAYSKETDEWLDKKRP, from the coding sequence ATGTTGTCCATCATTCCATTTTATCTTCTTTTCCTGCCGCTGACCCTTGTCCTCGCCATCTTGACCATCGGCATCTCTTTATTCGACCGCAGCGGAAATCTGCCTAATCGAATCAGCATGTTTTGGGGGGGGCTGGTCTGTCGGCTGGCCGGAATCACGGTGCATGTCGACCGGAAAAATTTCGACCCCTCCGGCAAATATATTCTGATGGTCAACCATCAGAGCTGGTTCGACATCCCCGTGCTTTTGGTGGCGTTGAAAGGTCACCAGTTTCGCTTCGTGGCCAAACAGAGCCTTTTTCGCATTCCGTTTTTCGGCCATGCCATGACCCGGATAGGGTATATCGGCATTGATCGGGACAACCCTCGCCGTGGAATGAAAAGCATCCAGGAAGCGATCACCAAGTCCGAGCATGCCTCCATTTTGATTTTTCCCGAGGGCTCCCGCTTCGAAAAGCTCGGGGATTTTAAGATCGGCCCGATGATTTTGGCCATCAAAAGCGGACGGCCGGTGGTCCCGGTGTTGATCGCCGGAACCTACTCCGTGCTTCCAAAAGACTCATGGCGCATCCGGCCCGGCTCTGTTGCGGTCCGGTTCTTCCCCCCCCATGAGATTCAAGACGCTTACACGCTCAAGGAGCGTGAACGACTCAAACAGGACATGTGGGAGATCATGCACGCGTATTCCAAGGAGACTGACGAATGGTTGGACAAGAAACGTCCGTGA